From one Trifolium pratense cultivar HEN17-A07 linkage group LG1, ARS_RC_1.1, whole genome shotgun sequence genomic stretch:
- the LOC123903146 gene encoding myosin-9-like isoform X3, giving the protein MGDPVNIIVGSHVWVADPEEAWVDGQVSKINEKDAEIVTTHGKKVVAKLSKIYPKDMEALPGGVDDMTKLSYLHEPGVLQNLKVRYELNKIYTYTGNILIAINPFQRLPHIYGTHMMQQYKEAPPGELSPHVFAVADVAYRAMVNEGKSNSILVSGESGAGKTETTKMLMQFLAFLGGRSATEGRTVEQQVLESNPVLEAFGNAKTARNNNSSRFGKFVEIQFDESGRISGAAIRTYLLERSRVCQVNDPERNYHCFYLLCAAPQEEIEKYKLGNPKSFHYLNQSQCYELADVNDAHEYLATRKAMGIVGINQKDQEAIFRVVAAILHIGNIDFAIGKEIDSSIPKDDKAKFHLKTAAELLMCDADALEDALCKRVMITPEEVIKRSLDPGCATVSRDGLAKTIYARLFDWLVDKINNSIGQDPNSKFLIGVLDIYGFESFKLNSFEQFCINFTNEKLQQHFNQNLFKVEQEEYTKEQINWSYIEFVDNQDVLDLIEKKPGGIIALLDEACMFPKSTHETFANKLYQTFMKNKRFIKPKLSQTDFTIAHYAGEVTYQSDQFLDKNKDYVVPEHQDLLIASKCPFVSDLFPPLPEETSKSSKFSSLGSRFKIQLQQLMETLSSTEPHYIRCVKPNNLLKPAIFENVNIMHQLRCGGVLEAIRISCAGYPTRRPFFEFANRFGVLAPEAMEANSCNEKNACQKILEKMGLKGYQIGTTKVFLRAGQIAELDARRAQLLSNAAKVIQRRVRTHQARKHYLALRTKTIYAQSWWRGRLAFKQYVKLIKEVSAVKIQKNIRRYEARKAYKELHMSVLTLQTALRAIAARKEFRFEKQTKASIIIQARWRCHIASLHYKRLKKGSIVTQCRWRGRLARRDLRKLKMAARDTDALQDAKSKLEKQVEELTQQLQLEKDLRAARDTDALQDAKSKLEKQVEELTQQLQLEKDLRAAIDTGALQDAKSKLEKQVEELTQRLQLEKDLRAARDTGALQEAKSKLEKQVEELTWRLQLEKGLRINLQEFKAQEVAKLQNSLQEMKRKVDETNALLLKERENAIKAAIEVAPPVTNEAKVLVEDGETIKTLKMEIEILKTSLKLEKQKAKDFERKYNQAKISSEERGKRLEDTEKKLRQLQESMTRFTTQKTL; this is encoded by the exons ATG GGGGATCCAGTGAATATCATTGTGGGTTCTCATGTCTGGGTGGCAGACCCAGAGGAAGCTTGGGTTGACGGACAGGTATCAAAAATCAATGAAAAGGATGCTGAAATTGTAACTACCCATGGAAAAAAG GTTGTTGCAAAGTTATCAAAAATATATCCTAAGGATATGGAAGCTCTTCCTGGTGGAGTGGATGATATGACTAAATTGTCCTATTTGCATGAGCCTGGAGTTCTGCAGAACTTAAAAGTTAGATATGaattgaataaaatatat ACATATACCGGAAATATCCTGATTGCCATAAATCCATTCCAAAGGCTGCCTCATATTTATGGTACACACATGATGCAACAATACAAGGAAGCGCCACCTGGAGAATTAAGCCCTCATGTATTTGCAGTAGCTGATGTTGCATATAG AGCAATGGTTAATGAAGGGAAAAGCAATTCTATTCTGGTCAGTGGGGAAAGTGGAGCTGGTAAAACTGAAACTACAAAAATGCTTATGCAATTCCTAGCTTTCTTAGGTGGTAGATCTGCGACTGAAGGAAGAACAGTTGAACAACAAGTTCTTGAA TCAAATCCAGTTCTGGAAGCATTTGGCAATGCTAAAACTGCCAGGAATAACAATTCCAG TCGTTTTGGTAAATTTGTTGAGATCCAATTTGACGAGAGTGGAAGAATCTCAGGAGCAGCCATCCGAACATACCTTCTAGAGAGATCTCGGGTCTGTCAAGTTAATGATCCTGAAAGAAACTACCACTGCTTTTATCTCCTTTGTGCCGCACCACAGGAG GAAATTGAGAAATACAAATTAGGAAATCCTAAATCATTTCACTACCTTAACCAGTCACAATGCTATGAACTTGCCGATGTAAATGATGCTCATGAGTATCTTGCCACCCGCAAAGCTATGGGTATTGTTGGAATTAATCAAAAAGATCAG GAAGCCATTTTCAGAGTTGTTGCTGCAATTCTTCATATTGGTAATATTGATTTTGCCATAGGAAAGGAAATTGACTCGTCAATTCCAAAAGATGACAAAGCCAAATTCCACCTGAAAACAGCTGCTGAGCTTCTGAT GTGTGATGCTGATGCCTTGGAAGATGCATTATGTAAGCGTGTCATGATCACTCCTGAAGAAGTTATAAAACGGAGCCTCGACCCAGGATGTGCAACAGTCAGTAGAGATGGACTGGCAAAGACAATTTATGCTCGGCTGTTTGATTG GCTGGTAGACAAGATTAATAATTCAATTGGACAAGACCCCAATTCTAAATTTTTGATTGGGGTCCTTGATATCTATGGTTTTGAAAGCTTTAAATTGAACAG TTTTGAGCAGTTCTGCATTAACTTCACAAATGAAAAGTTGCAGCAACATTTCAATCAG AACTTGTTCAAAGTGGAACAAGAAGAATACACAAAGGAGCAGATCAATTGGAGCTACATTGAATTTGTGGACAACCAAGATGTTTTGGACCTTATTGAAAAG AAACCAGGAGGAATCATTGCTCTCCTCGATGAAGCTTG CATGTTTCCAAAGTCAACACATGAAACATTTGCAAACAAGCTTTATCAAACATTTATGAAAAACAAGCGCTTTATTAAGCCAAAATTGTCTCAAACGGATTTCACCATTGCTCATTATGCTGGAGAG GTGACTTACCAATCTGACCAATTTTTAGACAAAAATAAGGATTATGTGGTTCCTGAACATCAAGATTTATTGATTGCTTCCAAATGTCCTTTTGTATCTGACCTTTTTCCACCACTTCCAGAAGAGACATCAAAATCTTCCAAATTTTCTTCATTAGGTTCTCGTTTTAAG ATACAACTACAGCAACTAATGGAAACATTAAGTTCTACGGAACCCCATTACATTAGATGTGTGAAACCAAACAACCTCCTCAAGCCTGCAATTTTCGAGAATGTCAACATTATGCATCAACTTCGTTGTGGT GGTGTGTTGGAGGCTATCAGAATCAGTTGTGCTGGCTACCCTACACGCCGCCCTTTCTTTGAATTTGCCAACAGATTTGGTGTCCTTGCCCCAGAGGCCATGGAAGCAAA CAGCTGCAATGAAAAGAATGCTTGCCAAAAGATTCTGGAAAAGATGGGTCTTAAAGGATATCAG ATTGGAACAACAAAGGTATTCTTGAGAGCTGGTCAGATAGCTGAACTAGATGCTCGGAGAGCTCAATTACTTAGTAATGCAGCAAAAGTTATACAACGTCGTGTACGGACCCATCAAGCTCGGAAACATTATCTTGCATTGCGAACGAAGACCATATATGCGCAGTCATGGTGGAGAg GAAGACTTGCATTCAAACAATATGTGAAATTAATAAAGGAGGTCTCTGCTGTGAAAATTCAAAAGAACATACGCAGATATGAAGCTAGGAAGGCTTATAAAGAACTTCATATGTCAGTACTTACTTTGCAAACAGCGTTACGGGCCATTGCTGCTCGCAAGGAGTTCAGATTTGAGAAACAGACCAAAGCTTCCATCATTATTCAG GCTCGGTGGCGGTGCCATATAGCTTCCTTACATTATAAGAGGCTTAAAAAAGGTTCAATAGTGACACAATGTAGATGGAGGGGGCGTTTAGCTAGGAGAGATCTTAGGAAACTGAAAAtg GCTGCAAGAGATACTGACGCACTTCAAGATGCAAAGAGTAAGCTTGAAAAACAAGTAGAGGAACTTACTCAGCAACTCCAACTGGAAAAAGATTTAAGG GCTGCAAGAGATACCGACGCACTTCAAGATGCAAAGAGTAAGCTTGAAAAACAAGTAGAGGAACTTACTCAGCAACTCCAACTGGAAAAAGATTTAAGG GCTGCAATAGATACTGGCGCACTTCAAGATGCAAAGAGTAAGCTTGAAAAACAAGTAGAGGAACTTACTCAGCGTCTCCAACTGGAAAAAGATTTAAGG GCTGCAAGAGATACTGGCGCACTTCAAGAAGCAAAGAGTAAGCTTGAAAAACAAGTAGAGGAACTTACTTGGCGTCTCCAACTGGAAAAAGGTTTAAGG ATCAATCTACAAGAATTCAAAGCACAGGAGGTAGCAAAACTGCAGAATTCATTGCAGGAGATGAAGAGAAAAGTTGATGAAACAAATGCTCTGCTCCTCAAGGAGCGAGAGAATGCAATAAAAGCTGCTATTGAAGTAGCACCTCCTGTCACTAATGAAGCGAAGGTTCTTGTTGAAGATGGAGAGACGATTAAGACACTGAAAATGGAAATTGAGATCCTAAAG ACTTCACTCAAGTTAGAGAAACAGAAAGCCAAAGACtttgaaagaaaatataatcaagCTAAAATTTCTAGTGAAGAAAGAGGTAAAAGGTTAGAAGACACGGAGAAGAAGCTTCGTCAGCTCCAAGAATCAATGACCAG GTTTACTACTCAGAAGACTTTATAG
- the LOC123903146 gene encoding myosin-9-like isoform X4: MGDPVNIIVGSHVWVADPEEAWVDGQVSKINEKDAEIVTTHGKKVVAKLSKIYPKDMEALPGGVDDMTKLSYLHEPGVLQNLKVRYELNKIYTYTGNILIAINPFQRLPHIYGTHMMQQYKEAPPGELSPHVFAVADVAYRAMVNEGKSNSILVSGESGAGKTETTKMLMQFLAFLGGRSATEGRTVEQQVLESNPVLEAFGNAKTARNNNSSRFGKFVEIQFDESGRISGAAIRTYLLERSRVCQVNDPERNYHCFYLLCAAPQEEIEKYKLGNPKSFHYLNQSQCYELADVNDAHEYLATRKAMGIVGINQKDQEAIFRVVAAILHIGNIDFAIGKEIDSSIPKDDKAKFHLKTAAELLMCDADALEDALCKRVMITPEEVIKRSLDPGCATVSRDGLAKTIYARLFDWLVDKINNSIGQDPNSKFLIGVLDIYGFESFKLNSFEQFCINFTNEKLQQHFNQNLFKVEQEEYTKEQINWSYIEFVDNQDVLDLIEKKPGGIIALLDEACMFPKSTHETFANKLYQTFMKNKRFIKPKLSQTDFTIAHYAGEVTYQSDQFLDKNKDYVVPEHQDLLIASKCPFVSDLFPPLPEETSKSSKFSSLGSRFKIQLQQLMETLSSTEPHYIRCVKPNNLLKPAIFENVNIMHQLRCGGVLEAIRISCAGYPTRRPFFEFANRFGVLAPEAMEANCNEKNACQKILEKMGLKGYQIGTTKVFLRAGQIAELDARRAQLLSNAAKVIQRRVRTHQARKHYLALRTKTIYAQSWWRGRLAFKQYVKLIKEVSAVKIQKNIRRYEARKAYKELHMSVLTLQTALRAIAARKEFRFEKQTKASIIIQARWRCHIASLHYKRLKKGSIVTQCRWRGRLARRDLRKLKMAARDTDALQDAKSKLEKQVEELTQQLQLEKDLRAARDTDALQDAKSKLEKQVEELTQQLQLEKDLRAAIDTGALQDAKSKLEKQVEELTQRLQLEKDLRAARDTGALQEAKSKLEKQVEELTWRLQLEKGLRINLQEFKAQEVAKLQNSLQEMKRKVDETNALLLKERENAIKAAIEVAPPVTNEAKVLVEDGETIKTLKMEIEILKTSLKLEKQKAKDFERKYNQAKISSEERGKRLEDTEKKLRQLQESMTRFTTQKTL; this comes from the exons ATG GGGGATCCAGTGAATATCATTGTGGGTTCTCATGTCTGGGTGGCAGACCCAGAGGAAGCTTGGGTTGACGGACAGGTATCAAAAATCAATGAAAAGGATGCTGAAATTGTAACTACCCATGGAAAAAAG GTTGTTGCAAAGTTATCAAAAATATATCCTAAGGATATGGAAGCTCTTCCTGGTGGAGTGGATGATATGACTAAATTGTCCTATTTGCATGAGCCTGGAGTTCTGCAGAACTTAAAAGTTAGATATGaattgaataaaatatat ACATATACCGGAAATATCCTGATTGCCATAAATCCATTCCAAAGGCTGCCTCATATTTATGGTACACACATGATGCAACAATACAAGGAAGCGCCACCTGGAGAATTAAGCCCTCATGTATTTGCAGTAGCTGATGTTGCATATAG AGCAATGGTTAATGAAGGGAAAAGCAATTCTATTCTGGTCAGTGGGGAAAGTGGAGCTGGTAAAACTGAAACTACAAAAATGCTTATGCAATTCCTAGCTTTCTTAGGTGGTAGATCTGCGACTGAAGGAAGAACAGTTGAACAACAAGTTCTTGAA TCAAATCCAGTTCTGGAAGCATTTGGCAATGCTAAAACTGCCAGGAATAACAATTCCAG TCGTTTTGGTAAATTTGTTGAGATCCAATTTGACGAGAGTGGAAGAATCTCAGGAGCAGCCATCCGAACATACCTTCTAGAGAGATCTCGGGTCTGTCAAGTTAATGATCCTGAAAGAAACTACCACTGCTTTTATCTCCTTTGTGCCGCACCACAGGAG GAAATTGAGAAATACAAATTAGGAAATCCTAAATCATTTCACTACCTTAACCAGTCACAATGCTATGAACTTGCCGATGTAAATGATGCTCATGAGTATCTTGCCACCCGCAAAGCTATGGGTATTGTTGGAATTAATCAAAAAGATCAG GAAGCCATTTTCAGAGTTGTTGCTGCAATTCTTCATATTGGTAATATTGATTTTGCCATAGGAAAGGAAATTGACTCGTCAATTCCAAAAGATGACAAAGCCAAATTCCACCTGAAAACAGCTGCTGAGCTTCTGAT GTGTGATGCTGATGCCTTGGAAGATGCATTATGTAAGCGTGTCATGATCACTCCTGAAGAAGTTATAAAACGGAGCCTCGACCCAGGATGTGCAACAGTCAGTAGAGATGGACTGGCAAAGACAATTTATGCTCGGCTGTTTGATTG GCTGGTAGACAAGATTAATAATTCAATTGGACAAGACCCCAATTCTAAATTTTTGATTGGGGTCCTTGATATCTATGGTTTTGAAAGCTTTAAATTGAACAG TTTTGAGCAGTTCTGCATTAACTTCACAAATGAAAAGTTGCAGCAACATTTCAATCAG AACTTGTTCAAAGTGGAACAAGAAGAATACACAAAGGAGCAGATCAATTGGAGCTACATTGAATTTGTGGACAACCAAGATGTTTTGGACCTTATTGAAAAG AAACCAGGAGGAATCATTGCTCTCCTCGATGAAGCTTG CATGTTTCCAAAGTCAACACATGAAACATTTGCAAACAAGCTTTATCAAACATTTATGAAAAACAAGCGCTTTATTAAGCCAAAATTGTCTCAAACGGATTTCACCATTGCTCATTATGCTGGAGAG GTGACTTACCAATCTGACCAATTTTTAGACAAAAATAAGGATTATGTGGTTCCTGAACATCAAGATTTATTGATTGCTTCCAAATGTCCTTTTGTATCTGACCTTTTTCCACCACTTCCAGAAGAGACATCAAAATCTTCCAAATTTTCTTCATTAGGTTCTCGTTTTAAG ATACAACTACAGCAACTAATGGAAACATTAAGTTCTACGGAACCCCATTACATTAGATGTGTGAAACCAAACAACCTCCTCAAGCCTGCAATTTTCGAGAATGTCAACATTATGCATCAACTTCGTTGTGGT GGTGTGTTGGAGGCTATCAGAATCAGTTGTGCTGGCTACCCTACACGCCGCCCTTTCTTTGAATTTGCCAACAGATTTGGTGTCCTTGCCCCAGAGGCCATGGAAGCAAA CTGCAATGAAAAGAATGCTTGCCAAAAGATTCTGGAAAAGATGGGTCTTAAAGGATATCAG ATTGGAACAACAAAGGTATTCTTGAGAGCTGGTCAGATAGCTGAACTAGATGCTCGGAGAGCTCAATTACTTAGTAATGCAGCAAAAGTTATACAACGTCGTGTACGGACCCATCAAGCTCGGAAACATTATCTTGCATTGCGAACGAAGACCATATATGCGCAGTCATGGTGGAGAg GAAGACTTGCATTCAAACAATATGTGAAATTAATAAAGGAGGTCTCTGCTGTGAAAATTCAAAAGAACATACGCAGATATGAAGCTAGGAAGGCTTATAAAGAACTTCATATGTCAGTACTTACTTTGCAAACAGCGTTACGGGCCATTGCTGCTCGCAAGGAGTTCAGATTTGAGAAACAGACCAAAGCTTCCATCATTATTCAG GCTCGGTGGCGGTGCCATATAGCTTCCTTACATTATAAGAGGCTTAAAAAAGGTTCAATAGTGACACAATGTAGATGGAGGGGGCGTTTAGCTAGGAGAGATCTTAGGAAACTGAAAAtg GCTGCAAGAGATACTGACGCACTTCAAGATGCAAAGAGTAAGCTTGAAAAACAAGTAGAGGAACTTACTCAGCAACTCCAACTGGAAAAAGATTTAAGG GCTGCAAGAGATACCGACGCACTTCAAGATGCAAAGAGTAAGCTTGAAAAACAAGTAGAGGAACTTACTCAGCAACTCCAACTGGAAAAAGATTTAAGG GCTGCAATAGATACTGGCGCACTTCAAGATGCAAAGAGTAAGCTTGAAAAACAAGTAGAGGAACTTACTCAGCGTCTCCAACTGGAAAAAGATTTAAGG GCTGCAAGAGATACTGGCGCACTTCAAGAAGCAAAGAGTAAGCTTGAAAAACAAGTAGAGGAACTTACTTGGCGTCTCCAACTGGAAAAAGGTTTAAGG ATCAATCTACAAGAATTCAAAGCACAGGAGGTAGCAAAACTGCAGAATTCATTGCAGGAGATGAAGAGAAAAGTTGATGAAACAAATGCTCTGCTCCTCAAGGAGCGAGAGAATGCAATAAAAGCTGCTATTGAAGTAGCACCTCCTGTCACTAATGAAGCGAAGGTTCTTGTTGAAGATGGAGAGACGATTAAGACACTGAAAATGGAAATTGAGATCCTAAAG ACTTCACTCAAGTTAGAGAAACAGAAAGCCAAAGACtttgaaagaaaatataatcaagCTAAAATTTCTAGTGAAGAAAGAGGTAAAAGGTTAGAAGACACGGAGAAGAAGCTTCGTCAGCTCCAAGAATCAATGACCAG GTTTACTACTCAGAAGACTTTATAG
- the LOC123903146 gene encoding myosin-9-like isoform X1: protein MMISHFHLQGDPVNIIVGSHVWVADPEEAWVDGQVSKINEKDAEIVTTHGKKVVAKLSKIYPKDMEALPGGVDDMTKLSYLHEPGVLQNLKVRYELNKIYTYTGNILIAINPFQRLPHIYGTHMMQQYKEAPPGELSPHVFAVADVAYRAMVNEGKSNSILVSGESGAGKTETTKMLMQFLAFLGGRSATEGRTVEQQVLESNPVLEAFGNAKTARNNNSSRFGKFVEIQFDESGRISGAAIRTYLLERSRVCQVNDPERNYHCFYLLCAAPQEEIEKYKLGNPKSFHYLNQSQCYELADVNDAHEYLATRKAMGIVGINQKDQEAIFRVVAAILHIGNIDFAIGKEIDSSIPKDDKAKFHLKTAAELLMCDADALEDALCKRVMITPEEVIKRSLDPGCATVSRDGLAKTIYARLFDWLVDKINNSIGQDPNSKFLIGVLDIYGFESFKLNSFEQFCINFTNEKLQQHFNQNLFKVEQEEYTKEQINWSYIEFVDNQDVLDLIEKKPGGIIALLDEACMFPKSTHETFANKLYQTFMKNKRFIKPKLSQTDFTIAHYAGEVTYQSDQFLDKNKDYVVPEHQDLLIASKCPFVSDLFPPLPEETSKSSKFSSLGSRFKIQLQQLMETLSSTEPHYIRCVKPNNLLKPAIFENVNIMHQLRCGGVLEAIRISCAGYPTRRPFFEFANRFGVLAPEAMEANSCNEKNACQKILEKMGLKGYQIGTTKVFLRAGQIAELDARRAQLLSNAAKVIQRRVRTHQARKHYLALRTKTIYAQSWWRGRLAFKQYVKLIKEVSAVKIQKNIRRYEARKAYKELHMSVLTLQTALRAIAARKEFRFEKQTKASIIIQARWRCHIASLHYKRLKKGSIVTQCRWRGRLARRDLRKLKMAARDTDALQDAKSKLEKQVEELTQQLQLEKDLRAARDTDALQDAKSKLEKQVEELTQQLQLEKDLRAAIDTGALQDAKSKLEKQVEELTQRLQLEKDLRAARDTGALQEAKSKLEKQVEELTWRLQLEKGLRINLQEFKAQEVAKLQNSLQEMKRKVDETNALLLKERENAIKAAIEVAPPVTNEAKVLVEDGETIKTLKMEIEILKTSLKLEKQKAKDFERKYNQAKISSEERGKRLEDTEKKLRQLQESMTRFTTQKTL, encoded by the exons ATGATGATTTCTCATTTCCATCTGCAGGGGGATCCAGTGAATATCATTGTGGGTTCTCATGTCTGGGTGGCAGACCCAGAGGAAGCTTGGGTTGACGGACAGGTATCAAAAATCAATGAAAAGGATGCTGAAATTGTAACTACCCATGGAAAAAAG GTTGTTGCAAAGTTATCAAAAATATATCCTAAGGATATGGAAGCTCTTCCTGGTGGAGTGGATGATATGACTAAATTGTCCTATTTGCATGAGCCTGGAGTTCTGCAGAACTTAAAAGTTAGATATGaattgaataaaatatat ACATATACCGGAAATATCCTGATTGCCATAAATCCATTCCAAAGGCTGCCTCATATTTATGGTACACACATGATGCAACAATACAAGGAAGCGCCACCTGGAGAATTAAGCCCTCATGTATTTGCAGTAGCTGATGTTGCATATAG AGCAATGGTTAATGAAGGGAAAAGCAATTCTATTCTGGTCAGTGGGGAAAGTGGAGCTGGTAAAACTGAAACTACAAAAATGCTTATGCAATTCCTAGCTTTCTTAGGTGGTAGATCTGCGACTGAAGGAAGAACAGTTGAACAACAAGTTCTTGAA TCAAATCCAGTTCTGGAAGCATTTGGCAATGCTAAAACTGCCAGGAATAACAATTCCAG TCGTTTTGGTAAATTTGTTGAGATCCAATTTGACGAGAGTGGAAGAATCTCAGGAGCAGCCATCCGAACATACCTTCTAGAGAGATCTCGGGTCTGTCAAGTTAATGATCCTGAAAGAAACTACCACTGCTTTTATCTCCTTTGTGCCGCACCACAGGAG GAAATTGAGAAATACAAATTAGGAAATCCTAAATCATTTCACTACCTTAACCAGTCACAATGCTATGAACTTGCCGATGTAAATGATGCTCATGAGTATCTTGCCACCCGCAAAGCTATGGGTATTGTTGGAATTAATCAAAAAGATCAG GAAGCCATTTTCAGAGTTGTTGCTGCAATTCTTCATATTGGTAATATTGATTTTGCCATAGGAAAGGAAATTGACTCGTCAATTCCAAAAGATGACAAAGCCAAATTCCACCTGAAAACAGCTGCTGAGCTTCTGAT GTGTGATGCTGATGCCTTGGAAGATGCATTATGTAAGCGTGTCATGATCACTCCTGAAGAAGTTATAAAACGGAGCCTCGACCCAGGATGTGCAACAGTCAGTAGAGATGGACTGGCAAAGACAATTTATGCTCGGCTGTTTGATTG GCTGGTAGACAAGATTAATAATTCAATTGGACAAGACCCCAATTCTAAATTTTTGATTGGGGTCCTTGATATCTATGGTTTTGAAAGCTTTAAATTGAACAG TTTTGAGCAGTTCTGCATTAACTTCACAAATGAAAAGTTGCAGCAACATTTCAATCAG AACTTGTTCAAAGTGGAACAAGAAGAATACACAAAGGAGCAGATCAATTGGAGCTACATTGAATTTGTGGACAACCAAGATGTTTTGGACCTTATTGAAAAG AAACCAGGAGGAATCATTGCTCTCCTCGATGAAGCTTG CATGTTTCCAAAGTCAACACATGAAACATTTGCAAACAAGCTTTATCAAACATTTATGAAAAACAAGCGCTTTATTAAGCCAAAATTGTCTCAAACGGATTTCACCATTGCTCATTATGCTGGAGAG GTGACTTACCAATCTGACCAATTTTTAGACAAAAATAAGGATTATGTGGTTCCTGAACATCAAGATTTATTGATTGCTTCCAAATGTCCTTTTGTATCTGACCTTTTTCCACCACTTCCAGAAGAGACATCAAAATCTTCCAAATTTTCTTCATTAGGTTCTCGTTTTAAG ATACAACTACAGCAACTAATGGAAACATTAAGTTCTACGGAACCCCATTACATTAGATGTGTGAAACCAAACAACCTCCTCAAGCCTGCAATTTTCGAGAATGTCAACATTATGCATCAACTTCGTTGTGGT GGTGTGTTGGAGGCTATCAGAATCAGTTGTGCTGGCTACCCTACACGCCGCCCTTTCTTTGAATTTGCCAACAGATTTGGTGTCCTTGCCCCAGAGGCCATGGAAGCAAA CAGCTGCAATGAAAAGAATGCTTGCCAAAAGATTCTGGAAAAGATGGGTCTTAAAGGATATCAG ATTGGAACAACAAAGGTATTCTTGAGAGCTGGTCAGATAGCTGAACTAGATGCTCGGAGAGCTCAATTACTTAGTAATGCAGCAAAAGTTATACAACGTCGTGTACGGACCCATCAAGCTCGGAAACATTATCTTGCATTGCGAACGAAGACCATATATGCGCAGTCATGGTGGAGAg GAAGACTTGCATTCAAACAATATGTGAAATTAATAAAGGAGGTCTCTGCTGTGAAAATTCAAAAGAACATACGCAGATATGAAGCTAGGAAGGCTTATAAAGAACTTCATATGTCAGTACTTACTTTGCAAACAGCGTTACGGGCCATTGCTGCTCGCAAGGAGTTCAGATTTGAGAAACAGACCAAAGCTTCCATCATTATTCAG GCTCGGTGGCGGTGCCATATAGCTTCCTTACATTATAAGAGGCTTAAAAAAGGTTCAATAGTGACACAATGTAGATGGAGGGGGCGTTTAGCTAGGAGAGATCTTAGGAAACTGAAAAtg GCTGCAAGAGATACTGACGCACTTCAAGATGCAAAGAGTAAGCTTGAAAAACAAGTAGAGGAACTTACTCAGCAACTCCAACTGGAAAAAGATTTAAGG GCTGCAAGAGATACCGACGCACTTCAAGATGCAAAGAGTAAGCTTGAAAAACAAGTAGAGGAACTTACTCAGCAACTCCAACTGGAAAAAGATTTAAGG GCTGCAATAGATACTGGCGCACTTCAAGATGCAAAGAGTAAGCTTGAAAAACAAGTAGAGGAACTTACTCAGCGTCTCCAACTGGAAAAAGATTTAAGG GCTGCAAGAGATACTGGCGCACTTCAAGAAGCAAAGAGTAAGCTTGAAAAACAAGTAGAGGAACTTACTTGGCGTCTCCAACTGGAAAAAGGTTTAAGG ATCAATCTACAAGAATTCAAAGCACAGGAGGTAGCAAAACTGCAGAATTCATTGCAGGAGATGAAGAGAAAAGTTGATGAAACAAATGCTCTGCTCCTCAAGGAGCGAGAGAATGCAATAAAAGCTGCTATTGAAGTAGCACCTCCTGTCACTAATGAAGCGAAGGTTCTTGTTGAAGATGGAGAGACGATTAAGACACTGAAAATGGAAATTGAGATCCTAAAG ACTTCACTCAAGTTAGAGAAACAGAAAGCCAAAGACtttgaaagaaaatataatcaagCTAAAATTTCTAGTGAAGAAAGAGGTAAAAGGTTAGAAGACACGGAGAAGAAGCTTCGTCAGCTCCAAGAATCAATGACCAG GTTTACTACTCAGAAGACTTTATAG